Proteins encoded within one genomic window of Sphingomonas sp. NBWT7:
- the purF gene encoding amidophosphoribosyltransferase — protein sequence MLTTNPFDDDHLHEECGIFGVSGSAGAAALVALGLHALQHRGQEAAGITSFDGANFHTRKAMGHVAGNFDSEAVIGALPGEVACGHVRYSTTGETALRNVQPLYAELASGGFAVAHNGNISNAMKVRRELIRRGSIFQSTSDTETIIHLVATSNYRTLLDRFIDALKQVEGAYALIVMTPEGMIACRDPLGIRPLVMGKLGDAVIFASETVALDVVGAEFVRDVQPGELIIVQGTDIRSIRPFGPVAPRPCIFEWVYFSRPDSIVNDQSIYSVRKAIGEQLAIESPVDADLIIPVPDSGVPAAIGYAQQSGIPFELGIIRSHYVGRTFIQPGDKVRHLGVKLKHNANRALIQGKRVVLIDDSIVRGTTSLKIVQMMREAGAAEVHMRIASPPTKHSCFYGVDTPERAKLLAATHDLASMTDFIHADSLAFVSIDGLYKALGKEGRAPIRPGYCDACFTGDYPTSLTDHDDSADVDQFAMLEERVA from the coding sequence ATGCTGACCACCAATCCGTTCGACGACGACCATCTGCACGAAGAGTGCGGCATTTTCGGAGTTTCCGGCTCGGCCGGCGCCGCCGCGCTCGTTGCGCTGGGGCTCCACGCCCTGCAGCACCGCGGGCAGGAAGCCGCCGGCATCACCAGCTTCGACGGCGCGAACTTCCATACGCGCAAGGCGATGGGCCACGTCGCGGGCAATTTCGACAGCGAAGCCGTGATCGGCGCGCTGCCGGGCGAGGTCGCCTGCGGCCACGTGCGCTACTCGACCACGGGCGAGACGGCGCTGCGCAACGTCCAGCCGCTCTATGCAGAGCTGGCGAGCGGCGGCTTCGCGGTCGCGCACAACGGCAACATCTCCAACGCGATGAAGGTTCGGCGCGAGCTGATCCGCCGCGGCTCGATCTTCCAGTCGACCAGCGATACCGAGACGATCATTCACCTCGTCGCGACGTCGAACTATCGCACGCTGCTCGATCGCTTCATCGATGCGCTGAAGCAGGTCGAAGGCGCCTATGCGCTGATCGTCATGACGCCCGAGGGGATGATCGCCTGCCGCGATCCGCTCGGTATCCGCCCGCTGGTGATGGGTAAGCTCGGCGACGCGGTGATCTTCGCGAGCGAGACGGTCGCGCTCGACGTCGTCGGCGCGGAATTCGTGCGCGACGTGCAGCCGGGCGAGCTCATCATCGTCCAGGGCACCGACATTCGTTCGATCCGCCCGTTCGGCCCGGTCGCACCGCGCCCGTGCATCTTCGAGTGGGTCTATTTTTCGCGTCCCGATTCGATCGTCAACGACCAGTCGATCTATTCGGTGCGCAAGGCGATCGGCGAGCAGCTCGCGATCGAATCGCCGGTCGATGCCGATCTCATCATCCCGGTGCCCGACTCGGGCGTGCCCGCCGCGATCGGTTACGCGCAGCAGAGCGGCATTCCGTTCGAGCTTGGCATCATCCGCTCGCACTATGTAGGCCGCACCTTCATCCAGCCGGGCGACAAGGTCCGCCACCTCGGCGTCAAGCTGAAGCACAACGCCAACCGCGCGCTGATCCAAGGTAAGCGTGTCGTGCTGATCGACGATTCGATCGTGCGCGGCACCACCAGCCTCAAGATCGTGCAGATGATGCGCGAGGCCGGCGCGGCGGAGGTGCACATGCGCATCGCCAGCCCGCCCACCAAGCACAGCTGCTTCTACGGCGTCGACACGCCCGAACGCGCCAAGCTGCTCGCCGCGACGCACGATCTGGCATCGATGACCGACTTCATCCACGCCGACAGCCTTGCCTTCGTCAGCATCGACGGGCTCTACAAGGCGCTCGGCAAGGAAGGGCGCGCGCCGATCCGTCCGGGCTATTGCGACGCGTGCTTCACCGGCGATTATCCGACCTCGCTGACAGATCACGACGACAGTGCCGACGTTGATCAGTTCGCGATGCTCGAGGAACGCGTCGCCTAG
- a CDS encoding acyl-CoA dehydrogenase C-terminal domain-containing protein, translated as MPQYTPPVRDTRFVLEHVVGLSGHANVPGFAAATPDTVDAVLEEGGRFVAEVLFPINQSGDQEGCTRHADGSVTTPAGFKEAYKQFVESGWGTLAAPEQWGGQGMPHVVSTAFQEYMISANMAFAMYPGLAHGAIAALIAKGSPEQQAMYLPKMVSGEWGGTMNLTEPQCGTDLGLIRTRAEPQGDGSYKITGTKIFISAGEHDLTDNIIHLVLAKTPGAPESSKGISLFVVPKVLVNEDGSLGARNAVSCGSIEHKMGIHGNATCVLNYDGATGWLVGEEMKGLAAMFIMMNAARLGVGLQGLGVAETAYQNAVQYADDRRQGRALTGAAEPNEKADTLFVHPDVRRMLMNAKAWTEGLRALCLWGALQVDLEHSAPDEAARQEAADLIGLLTPVIKGVGTDKGYQIATDAQQVYGGHGYIQEWGMEQYVRDARIAMIYEGTNGVQAMDLVGRKLAMGGGRAIQLFFKIVAEECAAAKGGAVADFATRLEKALGDLQAATMWFMGNLSNPNNVGAGAVPYMHLLGVVAVGLMWLRMAVAAAALKDAGEGDAAFLNAKLVTARFFAERALPEAGSYRRQIEGGADAVMALPVAMFRAA; from the coding sequence ATGCCGCAATATACGCCCCCCGTGCGCGACACGCGCTTCGTGCTCGAACACGTCGTCGGCCTCTCCGGCCACGCCAACGTCCCCGGCTTCGCCGCCGCGACCCCCGATACGGTCGACGCGGTGCTGGAGGAGGGCGGTCGGTTCGTCGCGGAGGTGCTGTTCCCGATCAACCAGTCGGGCGACCAAGAGGGCTGCACGCGGCACGCCGACGGATCGGTGACGACGCCGGCGGGCTTCAAGGAAGCGTACAAGCAGTTCGTCGAATCGGGCTGGGGCACGCTGGCGGCGCCCGAGCAATGGGGCGGGCAGGGGATGCCGCACGTCGTGTCGACGGCGTTCCAGGAATATATGATCTCGGCCAACATGGCGTTCGCCATGTACCCGGGGCTGGCGCACGGCGCGATCGCGGCGCTGATCGCCAAGGGCTCGCCCGAGCAGCAGGCGATGTACCTGCCCAAGATGGTGTCGGGCGAATGGGGCGGCACGATGAACCTGACGGAGCCGCAGTGCGGCACCGATCTGGGGCTCATCCGCACGCGCGCCGAGCCGCAGGGCGATGGATCGTACAAGATCACCGGTACCAAGATCTTCATCTCGGCGGGCGAGCACGACCTGACCGACAATATCATCCACCTCGTCCTCGCCAAGACGCCGGGCGCGCCGGAAAGCTCGAAGGGGATCAGCCTGTTCGTGGTGCCCAAGGTGCTGGTGAACGAGGATGGCTCGCTGGGCGCACGCAACGCGGTGTCGTGCGGATCGATCGAGCACAAGATGGGGATCCACGGCAATGCGACGTGCGTGCTCAATTATGACGGTGCGACCGGGTGGCTGGTCGGCGAGGAGATGAAGGGCCTCGCCGCGATGTTCATCATGATGAATGCGGCGCGGCTCGGCGTAGGCCTGCAAGGGCTGGGCGTTGCCGAGACGGCGTATCAGAATGCGGTGCAATATGCGGACGATCGCCGTCAGGGCCGCGCGCTTACCGGAGCTGCCGAGCCTAACGAGAAGGCCGACACGCTGTTCGTCCACCCCGATGTGCGGCGCATGCTGATGAACGCCAAGGCGTGGACCGAAGGCCTGCGCGCGCTGTGCCTGTGGGGCGCGCTGCAGGTCGATCTCGAGCATTCGGCACCCGACGAGGCGGCGCGGCAAGAGGCGGCGGACCTGATCGGGCTGCTCACCCCCGTCATCAAGGGCGTCGGCACCGACAAGGGCTATCAAATCGCGACCGATGCGCAGCAGGTCTACGGCGGGCACGGCTACATCCAGGAATGGGGGATGGAGCAATATGTGCGCGATGCGCGGATCGCGATGATCTACGAGGGGACGAACGGCGTCCAGGCGATGGACCTCGTCGGGCGCAAGCTGGCGATGGGCGGCGGGCGCGCGATTCAGCTGTTCTTCAAGATCGTGGCGGAGGAATGCGCGGCGGCAAAGGGCGGTGCAGTGGCCGATTTCGCAACGCGGCTCGAGAAGGCGCTCGGCGATCTGCAGGCGGCGACGATGTGGTTCATGGGCAATCTGTCGAACCCGAACAACGTCGGCGCCGGTGCCGTGCCGTACATGCACCTGCTCGGTGTCGTCGCGGTCGGGCTGATGTGGCTGCGCATGGCGGTCGCGGCGGCCGCGCTCAAGGACGCAGGCGAGGGCGACGCGGCGTTCCTCAACGCGAAGCTCGTCACCGCGCGCTTCTTCGCCGAGCGCGCGCTGCCGGAGGCCGGATCGTACCGCCGCCAGATCGAGGGCGGGGCCGACGCGGTGATGGCGCTGCCGGTGGCGATGTTCCGCGCCGCCTGA
- a CDS encoding SDR family NAD(P)-dependent oxidoreductase: MPILTKPLENQLALVTGASRGIGAATALALAAQGAHVIVTARSAKALEEVEQAIFDAGGSATIAPLDLTENDAIARLGTAIGERWQALDLLVLNAGTLGSLAAVPAIDAKELAAVLTLNVSAQVALIQAFDPMLRRAAAGKVIGVTSSVGRKPRAYWGAYGASKAAFETMLGAYGDEVAEISRIRTAIVDPGATRTAMRARAYPGENPASVKPPETVAARIVALATTGFDTDHFERVEA, translated from the coding sequence ATGCCGATCTTGACCAAGCCGCTCGAAAATCAGCTCGCCCTCGTTACCGGGGCCAGCCGCGGGATCGGCGCTGCAACCGCCCTCGCGCTCGCGGCACAGGGCGCGCACGTCATCGTCACCGCGCGCTCGGCCAAGGCGCTCGAGGAGGTCGAGCAAGCGATCTTCGACGCCGGCGGATCGGCCACGATCGCCCCGCTCGACCTGACTGAGAACGACGCCATCGCGCGGCTTGGGACGGCGATCGGCGAGCGCTGGCAGGCGCTCGACCTCTTGGTGCTCAACGCGGGGACGCTCGGCTCACTCGCCGCGGTGCCGGCGATCGATGCGAAGGAGCTTGCCGCCGTGCTGACGCTCAACGTGTCGGCGCAGGTCGCGCTGATCCAGGCGTTCGATCCGATGCTGCGCCGCGCCGCAGCGGGCAAGGTCATCGGCGTGACGTCGTCGGTTGGGCGCAAGCCACGTGCCTATTGGGGCGCGTACGGCGCGTCGAAGGCGGCGTTCGAGACGATGCTCGGCGCCTATGGCGACGAAGTGGCCGAGATCAGCCGCATCCGCACCGCAATTGTCGATCCGGGCGCGACGCGCACCGCGATGCGCGCGCGCGCCTATCCGGGCGAGAATCCCGCCTCGGTGAAGCCGCCCGAGACGGTCGCGGCACGCATCGTCGCGCTTGCGACCACGGGCTTCGACACCGATCATTTCGAGCGCGTCGAGGCCTGA
- a CDS encoding Rho termination factor N-terminal domain-containing protein, producing the protein MAKDHGAKDHGPQIKDDKLYEDLRRQGESKEKAARIANAKAAGTLDHRGERLEDRTKDDLYEEAQEIGIAGRSRMSKAELVEAIRTHK; encoded by the coding sequence ATGGCGAAGGATCACGGTGCGAAGGATCATGGCCCGCAGATCAAGGACGACAAGCTGTACGAAGACCTGCGCCGGCAAGGCGAATCGAAGGAAAAGGCGGCGCGCATCGCCAATGCCAAGGCGGCGGGCACGCTCGACCATCGCGGTGAGCGGCTGGAGGATCGCACCAAGGACGATCTGTACGAGGAAGCGCAGGAGATCGGGATCGCCGGCCGATCACGGATGAGCAAGGCAGAGCTGGTGGAGGCGATCCGCACCCACAAATAG
- the hisI gene encoding phosphoribosyl-AMP cyclohydrolase, which translates to MDEARETGLDLDPRYDAAGLVTAVVTDRRSGEVLMVAHMNADALAATRATKKATFWSRSRRALWVKGETTGNTLHVVDLRIDCDQDAIWVIAEPVGPACHTGARSCFYRRIGERALEPID; encoded by the coding sequence ATGGACGAAGCGCGCGAAACCGGTCTCGATCTCGACCCGCGGTACGATGCCGCCGGTCTCGTAACCGCGGTGGTGACCGATCGGCGAAGCGGCGAGGTGCTGATGGTCGCGCATATGAACGCCGATGCGCTGGCGGCGACACGCGCTACGAAGAAGGCGACGTTCTGGTCGCGCAGCCGGCGGGCGCTGTGGGTCAAGGGCGAAACCACCGGCAACACGCTGCACGTCGTCGACCTGCGCATCGACTGCGATCAGGATGCGATCTGGGTCATCGCCGAACCGGTCGGTCCCGCGTGTCATACCGGCGCGCGAAGCTGCTTCTATCGTCGGATCGGCGAGCGCGCTCTGGAGCCGATCGATTGA
- the cysK gene encoding cysteine synthase A — translation MKANTILDTIGNTPHVRIQRLFPGSEVWIKSERSNPGGSIKDRIALAMIEAAEASGDLTPGGTIIEPTSGNTGIGLAMVAAVKGYKLVLVMPESMSLERRRLMLAYGATFDLTPREKGMKGAIERALELVSSTPNAWMPQQFENAANIEVHVRTTSQEILNDFRDAPIDVLITGVGTGGHITGVAETLKKEWPNLKVFAVEPAASPVIGGGQPGPHPIQGIGAGFIPANLHTQALDGVIEVDAAVAKDMARRAATQEGMLVGISSGATLAAILQKLPDLPDDVRVLGFNYDTGERYLSVPDFLPEA, via the coding sequence ATGAAGGCGAACACGATCCTCGACACGATCGGCAACACGCCGCACGTCCGCATTCAGCGCCTGTTTCCGGGATCGGAGGTGTGGATCAAGTCCGAACGATCGAACCCCGGCGGTTCGATCAAGGATCGGATCGCGCTCGCGATGATCGAGGCGGCCGAGGCGTCGGGCGATCTCACGCCCGGGGGCACGATCATCGAGCCGACCAGCGGCAACACCGGCATCGGCCTCGCGATGGTGGCAGCGGTGAAGGGCTACAAGCTCGTCCTCGTCATGCCCGAAAGCATGTCGCTCGAGCGGCGCCGGCTGATGCTCGCCTATGGCGCGACCTTCGATCTTACCCCGCGCGAAAAGGGCATGAAGGGCGCGATCGAGCGCGCGCTCGAGCTCGTGTCGAGCACGCCCAACGCCTGGATGCCGCAGCAGTTCGAGAATGCGGCGAACATCGAGGTGCACGTGCGGACGACGTCGCAGGAGATCCTGAACGACTTCCGCGATGCGCCGATAGACGTGCTGATCACCGGCGTCGGCACCGGCGGCCACATCACTGGCGTCGCCGAGACGCTGAAGAAGGAGTGGCCAAACCTCAAGGTCTTCGCCGTCGAGCCCGCCGCCTCGCCCGTCATCGGCGGCGGCCAGCCCGGTCCGCACCCGATCCAGGGCATTGGTGCGGGCTTCATTCCGGCCAATCTTCACACCCAGGCGCTCGACGGCGTGATCGAGGTCGATGCCGCCGTCGCGAAGGACATGGCACGCCGCGCTGCGACGCAGGAGGGCATGCTCGTCGGCATCTCGTCGGGCGCGACGCTCGCCGCGATCCTTCAGAAGCTGCCCGACCTGCCCGACGACGTTCGCGTGCTCGGCTTCAACTACGACACGGGCGAGCGTTACCTGTCGGTGCCGGATTTCCTGCCCGAGGCCTGA
- a CDS encoding MerR family DNA-binding transcriptional regulator, protein MSVAAAFDSIPPREDRTHFTITDLSAEFDVTPRALRFYEDEGLIAPGRRGTSRIYSHRDRARLAWILRGKRVGFSLGEIREMIDLYDIGDGRNTQRAVTVARCRARIDALEAQKRDIDAAIAELDQFVSLLDQARD, encoded by the coding sequence ATGTCGGTCGCTGCCGCCTTCGACTCGATCCCGCCGCGCGAGGATCGAACCCATTTCACCATCACCGATCTGTCGGCCGAGTTCGACGTGACGCCGCGCGCGCTGCGCTTCTACGAGGACGAAGGGCTGATCGCGCCCGGTCGCCGCGGGACGAGCCGGATCTACTCGCATCGCGATCGCGCGCGGCTCGCGTGGATCCTGCGCGGCAAACGCGTGGGCTTCAGCCTCGGCGAGATCCGCGAGATGATCGACCTCTACGACATCGGCGACGGGCGCAACACGCAGCGCGCGGTCACGGTTGCGCGGTGCCGCGCGCGGATCGACGCGCTCGAGGCGCAGAAGCGCGACATCGACGCCGCGATCGCAGAACTCGACCAATTTGTCAGCTTACTCGATCAAGCCAGGGACTGA
- a CDS encoding cyclopropane-fatty-acyl-phospholipid synthase family protein codes for MVDQPSRTSRWARRVAPIFHRILDRIDAGLESGAIDAMLPDGTRRLLGGRNDGPVAIVTLMRWRALRRLITGGSIGWYEAWMAGDWTSPDLVPIFDLFMRNRATLGDVARAKRGARLVARVLHILRRNDRGNARRNIAAHYDLGNDFYEAWLDPSLTYSSALFDDGDTLVAAQERKLTAVLDRAAVPAGGSLLEIGCGWGSLAEAAARRGIKVRAITLAAEQQRFVAERTRGMPVAVSITDYRDVRGTYDGIVSIEMVEAVGAEYWSDYLAAIARLLKPGGRAAIQFIKIADDIWPAYSSNVDFIQACVFPGGMLIHEPEFAALATQYGLSWTDRRAFGLHYAETLRLWRERFDAAIAEGRLPTRFDARFAALWRYYLMYCEGGFRGGGIDVVQITLVKEGA; via the coding sequence ATGGTGGATCAGCCGAGCCGTACCAGCCGATGGGCGCGCCGTGTCGCGCCGATCTTCCACCGGATTCTCGATCGGATCGACGCCGGACTCGAAAGCGGCGCGATCGACGCGATGCTGCCCGACGGGACGCGACGACTGCTCGGCGGGCGGAACGATGGGCCAGTCGCGATCGTCACCCTGATGCGCTGGCGGGCGCTGCGGCGGCTGATCACCGGCGGGTCGATCGGCTGGTACGAAGCGTGGATGGCGGGCGACTGGACCAGCCCGGATCTGGTGCCGATCTTCGACCTGTTCATGCGCAATCGGGCGACGCTGGGTGATGTCGCGCGCGCGAAGCGCGGCGCCCGGCTCGTTGCGAGAGTGCTGCACATCCTGCGCCGCAACGATCGCGGCAATGCGCGACGCAACATCGCGGCGCACTATGATCTCGGCAACGATTTCTACGAAGCATGGCTCGATCCGTCGCTGACCTATTCGAGCGCGCTGTTCGACGACGGGGACACACTTGTAGCGGCGCAGGAGCGCAAACTGACGGCGGTGCTTGACCGGGCCGCCGTGCCCGCAGGCGGATCGCTGCTTGAGATCGGCTGCGGCTGGGGATCGCTCGCCGAGGCGGCGGCGAGGCGCGGCATCAAGGTACGCGCGATCACGCTTGCCGCCGAGCAGCAGCGCTTCGTCGCCGAGCGTACCCGCGGCATGCCCGTGGCGGTGTCGATCACCGATTATCGCGACGTTCGCGGGACATACGACGGGATCGTCTCGATCGAGATGGTCGAGGCGGTGGGGGCGGAATATTGGTCGGACTATCTCGCGGCGATCGCGCGGCTGCTGAAGCCGGGGGGCCGCGCGGCAATCCAGTTCATCAAGATCGCTGACGATATCTGGCCGGCCTATTCGAGCAACGTCGACTTCATCCAGGCATGCGTCTTTCCCGGTGGGATGCTGATCCACGAGCCGGAGTTCGCCGCCCTCGCGACGCAATATGGGCTGTCGTGGACGGATCGCCGGGCGTTCGGGCTCCATTATGCCGAGACGCTGCGGCTGTGGCGCGAGCGGTTCGATGCGGCGATCGCCGAAGGACGCCTGCCGACACGCTTCGACGCTCGCTTCGCGGCGCTGTGGCGCTATTATCTGATGTATTGCGAGGGCGGGTTCCGCGGGGGCGGGATCGATGTCGTCCAGATAACCTTGGTGAAGGAGGGGGCATGA
- a CDS encoding cell wall hydrolase — MSSLRPLHLVLGVIALVAMLLPLVVVRLVPAVPPPPAIAAALPKRQVIPAKQLPPVEPVEYAAIAPDDARSINAKVPFVAGPVPPARPFRFVGTADDFTRATDCLAAAVYYEAGDDAIGERAVAQVVLNRLRHPAFPKTVCGVVFQGSERSTGCQFTFTCDGALARTPSPAAWTRAREIATRALRGDVYKPVGWATHYHTDWVVPYWSSSLDKIAAVDTHLFFRWTGWWGTGGAFNRNQLPGEGSVAKLAALSEAHRTGAVLADADAAIVEATPFFGRTPMPLASDQNTFLTMLNPAQADTFASMAQASCGERAKCKFMGWTEPDAMAFTMPLSPDQMNAMSFSYIRDRASGLERTLWNCVEFKKRTPCMKRFMIRAMPVAEPAAGPAELEGVRRKTVVAEPPEGNSASPE, encoded by the coding sequence GTGTCTTCCCTGCGTCCGCTTCACCTCGTCCTCGGCGTCATCGCACTCGTCGCCATGCTGCTCCCGCTCGTCGTCGTTCGGCTCGTCCCGGCCGTCCCGCCGCCGCCCGCAATCGCCGCCGCGCTGCCCAAGCGGCAGGTGATCCCCGCCAAGCAGCTTCCACCGGTCGAGCCGGTCGAATATGCCGCGATCGCGCCCGATGATGCGCGCTCGATCAACGCCAAGGTGCCCTTCGTGGCGGGCCCCGTCCCGCCCGCGCGCCCGTTCCGCTTCGTCGGCACTGCTGACGACTTCACCCGCGCGACCGATTGCCTCGCCGCTGCGGTTTATTACGAGGCGGGCGACGACGCGATCGGGGAACGCGCCGTCGCGCAGGTCGTCCTCAACCGCCTGCGCCATCCCGCCTTTCCGAAGACGGTGTGCGGTGTCGTTTTCCAGGGATCGGAACGCAGCACCGGCTGCCAGTTCACTTTCACCTGCGACGGCGCGCTTGCGCGCACGCCCTCGCCCGCCGCCTGGACCCGCGCGCGCGAGATCGCGACCAGAGCGCTGCGCGGCGACGTCTACAAGCCGGTCGGCTGGGCGACGCATTATCACACCGACTGGGTCGTGCCGTACTGGAGCTCCAGCCTCGACAAGATCGCTGCGGTCGACACGCATTTGTTCTTCCGCTGGACAGGCTGGTGGGGCACCGGCGGCGCGTTCAACCGCAACCAGCTGCCCGGCGAGGGATCTGTCGCCAAGCTCGCCGCATTGTCGGAGGCGCATCGCACCGGCGCGGTGCTCGCTGATGCCGATGCCGCGATCGTCGAGGCGACGCCGTTCTTCGGCCGCACGCCGATGCCGCTCGCCAGCGATCAGAACACGTTTCTGACGATGCTCAACCCCGCGCAGGCGGATACGTTCGCCAGCATGGCGCAGGCATCGTGCGGGGAACGCGCGAAGTGCAAATTCATGGGCTGGACCGAGCCCGACGCGATGGCGTTCACGATGCCGCTGTCGCCCGACCAGATGAACGCGATGTCGTTCAGCTATATCCGCGACCGGGCGAGCGGGCTCGAGCGGACGCTATGGAACTGTGTCGAGTTCAAGAAGCGCACACCCTGCATGAAGCGCTTCATGATCCGCGCGATGCCCGTCGCCGAACCCGCCGCGGGCCCCGCCGAGCTAGAAGGCGTGCGCCGCAAGACGGTGGTGGCGGAGCCGCCCGAGGGCAACTCCGCCAGCCCCGAATAA
- a CDS encoding serine hydrolase, with translation MKAIGVAALVAALLGGCAQQRQISAAGTPSAVAAGVPITDGNRDKLKQIGAEILFWSQEQRDRNFPAMEGMFPGHVVKAGRKPSPLPVGLPLPVPQADVDAYIAANNVAGLIVVQNGSVRLERYARGLTREGRWTSFSVAKSFTSTLVGAAIRDGYIKSVEEPVTRYIPDLAGSAYDGVTIAQLLTMTSGVRWNEDYTDPQSDVARMFSIPVPAGMDPTVAYMRTLPRETAPGAKWVYKTGETNLIGVLVSAAVKKPLATYLSETVWQRFGMERDAFWMVDATGREVAGCCLSVSLRDYARMGQVALGGGAGIVAPGWFADATKPHASIGRPGFGYGYQWWTYPEGRFGGQGIFGQSITIDPATKTVVAMVSAWPKATDPALSRARLEFLEKLFVAAKGR, from the coding sequence ATGAAAGCGATCGGAGTTGCGGCGCTGGTGGCAGCGCTGCTCGGCGGGTGCGCGCAGCAGCGGCAGATTTCGGCGGCGGGCACGCCTAGCGCGGTGGCCGCGGGCGTGCCGATCACCGACGGCAATCGCGACAAGCTGAAGCAGATCGGGGCGGAGATCCTGTTCTGGTCGCAGGAGCAGCGCGATCGCAACTTCCCGGCGATGGAGGGGATGTTTCCCGGCCACGTGGTGAAGGCGGGCCGCAAGCCGTCACCGCTGCCGGTGGGGCTGCCGCTGCCGGTGCCGCAGGCGGACGTCGACGCCTATATCGCCGCCAACAATGTCGCCGGCCTGATCGTGGTGCAGAACGGATCGGTGCGGCTCGAGCGCTACGCCCGCGGGCTGACGCGCGAGGGACGCTGGACGAGCTTCTCGGTCGCCAAGTCGTTCACCTCGACGCTCGTCGGCGCGGCGATCCGGGATGGCTATATCAAGTCGGTGGAGGAGCCGGTGACGCGCTACATTCCCGACCTGGCCGGAAGCGCGTATGACGGGGTGACGATCGCGCAGCTGCTGACGATGACGTCGGGCGTGCGCTGGAACGAGGATTACACCGATCCGCAGTCGGACGTCGCGCGGATGTTCTCGATCCCCGTGCCGGCCGGGATGGACCCGACCGTCGCCTATATGCGCACGCTGCCGCGCGAGACGGCGCCGGGCGCGAAGTGGGTGTACAAGACGGGCGAGACCAACCTGATCGGCGTGCTGGTGAGCGCGGCGGTGAAGAAGCCGCTGGCGACGTATCTCAGCGAGACGGTGTGGCAGCGCTTCGGCATGGAGCGCGACGCTTTCTGGATGGTCGATGCGACGGGTCGCGAAGTGGCGGGCTGCTGCCTGTCAGTCTCGCTGCGCGACTATGCGCGGATGGGGCAAGTGGCGCTGGGGGGCGGCGCAGGAATCGTCGCGCCGGGCTGGTTCGCCGACGCGACCAAGCCGCATGCGTCGATCGGGCGGCCGGGGTTCGGCTACGGCTATCAATGGTGGACCTATCCCGAAGGCCGGTTCGGCGGACAGGGCATCTTCGGGCAGAGCATCACGATCGATCCCGCGACCAAGACGGTGGTGGCGATGGTCTCCGCATGGCCCAAGGCGACTGATCCGGCGCTGTCGCGCGCGCGGCTGGAGTTTCTTGAAAAGCTGTTCGTGGCCGCGAAGGGGCGCTGA